A region of the Microbacterium sp. SL75 genome:
ACCCCGGGTCGAGACGCACCGTCCGGTCTACGCCGATCCTTTGTGTCCCATCGAGCGCGTAGACGATCGCGCGCAGACGCAGGTCGCCCTCGGCAAGCGAGGCATGCGTGCCCACGGGGGCACTGCACCCGGCGTCGAGCGCCGAGAGGACCGTGCGCTCGGCCGTGATGGCCACGCGGGTGAGTTCGTCGTCCAACCGGGCGAGAGCGGCGTAGATATCGGGATCGATGTCGTCGCGGGTCTCGACGGCGAGCGAGCCCTGCCCCGGAGCGGTCGGCCACTCCGACAGACCGAGCTCTTCGGCGAGAAGGCCACCGAGGTCGCCGCCGAGCCGCGAGATGCCCGCGGCCGCGAGGATCACGGCATCCAGCTCTCCATCGCGCACCCGTGCGAGACGCGAGTCGACGTTGCCGCGGATGTCGTGGATGTCGACTCCCGGGTTGTGGCGCAGCGCCTGGGCGACACGACGGGGCGAGCCGGTGCCCACACGCGCACCGGCGGCGAGAGCGCCCAGCGGGGTGCCGTCGCGGGTGACGACCACGTCGCGCGCATCTGCCCGCGCGGGCGTCGCCGCGATGACCAGACCGTCGGGCTGCTGGGTCGGCAGGTCTTTGAGCGAGTGCACGAGGAAGTCGCAGCGATCCGCGGCGAGCGCCTCCCGCAGACCGTTCGCGAACACCCCGCGTCCGCCCAGCTGCGACAGCGAGGCGCGGTTGACGTCGCCCTCCGAGACGATCGGCACCAGCTCGACGGGACGACCGGATACCGCTGAGACGGCATCGGCGACCATCTGCGACTGGGTCATCGCCAGGTTGCTGCGGCGAGTGCCGAGACGCAGGGGCGCGGTCACTGAAGGATCTCGGGGATCTCGTCGAGAGTGACCAGCCGACCGGTGTAGAACGGCACCTCCTCGCGCACGTGGCGACGGGCCTCTGTGTACCGCAGGTCACGCATCATGTCGACGAGGTCGGTGAGGACGTCCGCTTCCATGGGGAGGAGCCACTCGTAGTCGCCGAGGGCGAACGACGCCACCGTGTTGGCGATGACGCCCTTGTACGCCGAGCCCTTCTTGCCGTGCTCGATGAGCATCTCGCGGCGCTCGGCCTCGGGCAGGAGGTACCACTCGTAGCTGCGCACGAAGGGGTACAGGCACAGCCACTGCTGCGCCTCGATACCGCGGAGGAAGCCGGGCACGTGCGAGCGGTTGAACTCCGCGTCGCGGTGCACGCCCATCGCGTTCCAGGTGGGGAGGAGGTTCTTGAGCAGGTCGGTGCGGCGGAGGCGCCGCAGGTCGCGCTGAAGGGCCTGCGGGTCTTCGCCGTACAACCAGACCATGAGGTCGGCGTCGGCGCGCAGGCCGCTCACGTCGTAGAAACCGCGCACGGTGACGCCGTCGGCCTCGATGAGCGAGACGAGATCGGCCAGTTCGGTCGCGTCGGTGGCGGTGACCGCGTTTTCGGGATCGCGGCGGAAAACCGCCCACAACGTGTACACAGAGGAGGAGCTGTCGTCGGACATACTCCCAGTCTCGTCCGGTCGGGGCGGCGGTCCAAACCGGTTGACTCGCCGACGAACCACCGCCACGTGCGCAAGCCGCTTCCCCGTTGGTACTGTGCGACGACGGCGTCGGGGTACGCCCTTCGAGAGGCCTGCCGATGTGGTTGTACGACCTCCCCATGTATCTGGGGCTGCCGCTGTTCATCGTCCTGGTCGTGGGAGGTTCGTGCGCGATCCTGCTGGCCCTGCGGAGGTGGGTACGACGGGCAGCACCGCGCGGTGAGGAGTGGGACCGCGTGCTCAGCTACGCGGTAGGCGTCTACGGCGTCTTCTACGGCGTGACCCTCGCGCTCATCGCCACGGCGGCCTACGGCAACTTCACCGAGGTCGACGGCGTCGTGCTCGAGGAGTCGTCGTCGCTCGCCTCGCTGTACCGCACCGCGGCGCTGCTCCCCGACCCGCAAGGCGACGAACTGCAGGCCCAGATCACCCAGTACGCCCGCAACGTCATCGACCTGGACTGGCCCCGACAGCGGCGTCTGGAGATTCCCGCCGAGACGGATGCCAATGTCTCGGCCATGCAGCGGGCGATCGGCGCCGTGCAGCCGACGACGGCCGCCGAGACCCTCTATGTGCAGCAGTCCCTCGATCAGTTCCAGCTGCTGGTGGAGAACCGCCGCGACCGCATCGCGCTCACCCACCTCGCGCTACCGAGTGTGCTGTGGATCGTGCTCGGCGTAGGTGCGGTGCTCAACGCGATCCTCCTCGGCCTGATCGAGGTGCGAAACCTCCGGGTGCACCTGTTGATGTCCAGCATGCTCGCGCTGTTCGTGGCCCTGTTGCTGTACGCGATCGCCGGATTCGACCACGCCTACGCGGGCCCGATCGCCGTGACACCCGAGTACTTCGAAGACCTGCTGCGGGGGCTCTTCGTCAACGAGCCGTAGGCGGGATGGCGGGATCCCGGCCTCGGGCCGGGCGGCAGGGTTTCGGCATCCGGTCCCGAACCGTCCCGCGGAGATCACGGCAGACTCACCGCCACACGGCCGCACAACCCGGCGCGCCGCAGACGAACTCCGCACGACGGGCCGGCACGGGCGCCCGGGAACGACGAAGCGGCCCGCCCTCCCGGAGGAAGACGGGCCGCTTCGCGCGATCTCAGCGCGTGTAGGCGCGAACGATGCCCCAGACGGCCAGGCCGACGAGCGAGGCGACGCCCGCGACGACGGCAGCAGCAGCACCGGGGTTCTGCTGGGCCTTTCGGCGAACCTCCTGCACCTTGCGCTCGACGGCCTCGCTCGCGCGACGCGGGGCGTTGGCCTTGACCTCGATGGCCGCGAGAGCGGCTTTGAGCCTCGGCGCGGGCCGACTGCACCGGGTCGGTGATGCCGAGGGGCACCGCGGTACGCGGAACGGGGACGGGACGATCAATACTCATCGCGGGCCTCCTTCACGATTCGGACGTCTTCGGCGATGGCCTTGCCGGGGTTCTCGCGCTTCGAGAGCTTCTTGAAGCGCAGGTAGCCCAGAAGGGCGAGGATCGCGGTGACGACGATCATCACGCCGAAGACGACGAGCGCCGACAGCCAGACGGGCCACCACGACGACAGCCCCGCGATCACGAACGCGAAGAAGACCGGAACGGCCCAGAAGACGACGATCAGAGCGCCGACGAACCATCCGGCGCCGATCCCGGCGTCTTTCGCCGTGCGCTGCGCCCACGCCTTCGCGCCGTTGATCTCGGCGACGACGAGGTTGCGCACCAACTCGGGAATGTCGCCGATGAGGGTGAACAGACTGTCGTCGGAACGATCGCGGAATCCGCGCGGAGTGGTCATGCGTCAGCTCCCGGACGAGGTGGAGCCGCTCTTGGCCGCCTGCGCGCGCGTGGTGGCCGCCTTCTCCGCCTGCTTGGCGTCGTCGACGGAATCCTCGACGACATCGGCCACCTCGTGGGCCGACTGCTTCGCGGCGCGTCCCGCGCGCTCGGCGCGCTCCTGCACGGTGCCGGAACCGGACGCCGCGCCGGTGACCGACTTCGCGCCCTTCCACACCACGCCGGGGACGGACTTGAGAGCGGAGACGCCGAACGCCTTCACCTTCTCGACCTGTCCTTGGACGACGGGCTGGTCCCAGACCTTGCCGGCCTGAGTCTTGATCTGCTCGTACCGGTCGCGGCCTGCGCGTGCACCGAGCACGTAGCCCGCCACGAGTCCGACGACGAGTGCTGCTTTGCCCCTCATGGGGTCTCCTCACGCTCGATCCAGTGCTGGTCGAATCTCACAGTAGTCACGTATGCCGCGATCGGCATCCACCCTTGACAGGCGGCGCGGCATGGTCGAGTGGCGATCGCGGTCAGGTGGACCAGAGGGCGTCGCTGCGGACGCGGTCGGCCTCGTCGCGGGCATCGGGGATGACCTGGGCGAGACCCGTGCCCGAGATCCACGCACCGGTGGCCCCCAGTCCGGGCACCGCGCGCACGGCGCCCCGCGCCGCAGCGGTCTCGGCCGCCCGTCCGATGGTCGCGGCGGGCTGCGACTGCACGTAGCGCACCCGATGGGCATCGCGCAGAGCGGATGCCGACAACTCGACGCCGAGCATCGCCGAGGCCTCCGAGAGGGCCAGGGCTGCGGCCGCTTCGTCGTCGAGGGCCGCGGTCGCGGGCTCTTCGCCCTGTGCTCCGAACGAGACGCGCACGACGTGGATGCCGGGCTCAGCGGCATCCCGAACCCAATCCCACTTCGCCGTGGAGTGCGTGAGCGCTTTGGCGACGTGGCTTCCGGGAACGGTGAGGACGCCCGTTCCGCGCGGTGCCCGGTCGAGCGCGGGGGCATGGACGACCAGGGTCACCACCTCGACGACGGGGGCGACCGGGTCGCCCACCTCGAGGCCCGGAACGACGGGCGCCAGCAGTTCGCGCGCGGGCCCCTCGGGAAGGGCGACGATCACGGCCCGGGCCGCCAGCGGCTCGTCGTCGGCGGAGGTCGCGATCGTCCAGCCGTCGTCGGTCTTGGTCAGCGCACGGGCTGAGACCCCGGTGCGCAGCTCGACGCCGTTCTCGCGCAGGCCCGCGACGAGGGCGTCGACCAGGCGGGACATGCCTCCCGCGATTCCCTCGACCGCGCCACCCGGGGCGGCGGGTTTCGCGGCACCGCCCGACATGATGGGGACGTCGGATGCCGGCTGATCGGCGGACCGCGCGGCGGCACGGCTCGCACGCAGGTCGGCGACCGCGCCCGTGAGCGACCCGGTCCGCGTCAGTGCCGCGTTCAGTCCCGGGGCCGCCAGGTCGATGTCGATGTCGTCGGGGCGGGCCGAATAGACCCCGCTCGTGACCGGAGCGACCAGGCGTTCGAGCACCCGCGCACCCAGCCGCGACCGCACGAGCTTTCCGAGGCTGTGCGCGTGACCGATCGTCAGCGGGGGACGGAGCCGATCGAGGTACGCGCGCCACGAACCCGACCAGCCGATGACGCGTCGCACGTCGGGGGCGAAGGGATTGTCCGGGATGCCGAGCACCCCGCCCTTCGGCAGCGGCGCCGCCCCGACTCCCGGGACACCCGCGACCCACGCGCCCGCCGGGTTGGGCGAGACGATGTCGTCTGACAGACCGAGTTCGTCGAGGAGCTTTCGCACGATGCCGCCGCGCGTCGCGAAGCTCTCGGCGCCGACGTCGAGCGTCATCCCGCCGACCTCGGCGCTGCGGAGGACTCCGCCGAACACCTCGGACGCCTCGAGCACCGTGACCTGCAGGCCGACCTTCGCGCACTCGCGCGCCGCGACCAGACCCGAGATGCCGCCGCCGACGACGACGACCCGCGTCTCGTGAGCGTGGCGGACGAGCCGGTCGAGGGGCTCGCTCACGCGTCTTCTCCGTGGGCGCGGGCGACGATGCGGGTCAGCACCTCGGGGTCGGTGTCGGGCGGCACGCCGTGACCGAGGTTGAGGATGTGCGCGCGCGCCGCGCGACCACGGGCGAGCACGTCGTCGACATGGGCGGCGAGCACCGGCCACGGAGCCCCCAGCAACGCCGGGTCGAGATTGCCCTGCAGCGTGACGTCGGGACCCACGATGGCTGCCGCCTCATCGAGCGGCATCCGCCAGTCGACACCCACCGCGTCGGCGAGACCGCCGAGGCGCATGTCGTCGAGGAAGGCGCCGGTGCCGACGCCGAAGTGGATTCGGGGCACCTCGATGCCCTCGAGGGCGGCGTGCGAGTGCGGAGCGATGAACTCGCGGAACGTCGCGGGTGACAGCGACCCCGCCCACGAGTCGAAGAGCTGCACGGCCTGCGCTCCGCCCGCGATCTGCGCATCGAGGAAGGCGCGCGAGACCTTCGAGAGCCAGCCGGCCAGGCGGTGCCACGACGCGGGATCGGCGTGCATCATGCCGCGGGCGCGCAGGTGCTCCTTGCTCGGCCCACCCTCGACGAGGTAGGCGGCGAGGGTGAAGGGGGCACCGGCGAACCCGATGAGGGGAACCGCCTCGTCGAGCTCGGCGGTGACGCGCCGGGCCGCCTCGCGCACCGGCTCGGCCGCGGCGGCGACGTCGTCGGGGTCGATCGCGGTGATCCGCGCCACGTCGTCCGCGGTGCGCACGGGGTCGGCGAACACCGGACCGCGACCCGGCTCGATCACGACATCGACGCCGGCCAGACGCAGCGGCACCACGATGTCGCTGAAGAAGATGGCCGCATCCACCTTGTGGCGACGGATGGGCTGGAGGGTGATCTCCGCCGCGAGGTCGGGAGTCAGACACGCGTCGAGCATGCGGGTGCCCACACGAAGCTCGCGGTACTCGGGCAGCGAGCGCCCCGCCTGACGCATGAACCACACCGGCTGCCGCTCGGGACGATCGCCACGGAGGGCACGGAGCAGGGGCGCGTCGAGGGAGGCCATGGCATCCATCCTTCCACCCGCGCCTGGGGAAGACGGGGGATGCCTTGACGTCGAGAGGCCGCCCGGAATACCCCGGGGAGCGCGAGCGTAGAATATGGATGTGCTGCTGTGCGTCAGCGCGAGTCACAAGACCGCGTCCTTCGATCTCCTCGAGCGGCTCAGCGTACCCGCGACACCCGTCGCCCCCCTGATCGCCGAGCACGACGAGTGCGTCCAGGGCGCCGTCGTCGTCGCGACCTGCAACCGCTTCGAGGCGTACGTCGACATGGACGAGCCCGTCACCGCCGCGGTCGCCCTCGGCATCGAGGCCACCCTCGCGGCGATCGAGTCCGCGACCGGCGTTCCGGCCAGCGAGCTCGAGGGCTCCTACACCGTCCTCGGTGGCAGCGATGTGGCCGAGCATCTGTTCTCGGTGGCATCCGGGCTCGAATCCGTCGTCGTCGGCGAGGGCGAGATCGCCGGTCAGGTGCGACGCGCTCTCAACGAATCGCGTCAGCTCGGCACCACCTCCGCCGAACTCGAGCGCCTGTTCCAGCGCGCGTCCGAAGCCCAGCGCGGTGTGAAGAACTCCACCGCGATCGGCCGCGCCGGACGCTCCCTGGTACGCCTGGGCCTCGAACTCGCCGACAGTCGCATCGCCGACTGGTCGACCCAGCGGGTGCTGCTCGTCGGCACCGGCGCCTACGCCGCCGCCACCGTGGCAGCCTTGCGCGACCAGGGCGCCGAAGACATCTCGGTCTACTCACCGTCGGGCCGGGCCGCGAAATTCTCGGTCAAGCACGGTCTGCGGGCCGTCTCGGCGGAGACCTTCCCGAGCGCCGTCGCCCACGCCGATCTCGTGATCACCTGCACCACGAGCGAGAACCACGTGCTCAGCGCCGCGACCTTCGCCGC
Encoded here:
- a CDS encoding glutamyl-tRNA reductase, whose amino-acid sequence is MLLCVSASHKTASFDLLERLSVPATPVAPLIAEHDECVQGAVVVATCNRFEAYVDMDEPVTAAVALGIEATLAAIESATGVPASELEGSYTVLGGSDVAEHLFSVASGLESVVVGEGEIAGQVRRALNESRQLGTTSAELERLFQRASEAQRGVKNSTAIGRAGRSLVRLGLELADSRIADWSTQRVLLVGTGAYAAATVAALRDQGAEDISVYSPSGRAAKFSVKHGLRAVSAETFPSAVAHADLVITCTTSENHVLSAATFAAGRGAYETAVDGAAGVCPVDHTARRLIIDLGLPRNVDPDVATVPGVDLLDLETIRLHAPLEELQATDAARDLVRDAARRFASVGERKNITPAVVALRAHVFGVLDAEVARVRARGDEGGQTEQALRHLVGVLLHTPTTRAHELAETGRADEYIDALSALFGIEVADPAAAERRGIADAG
- the hemG gene encoding protoporphyrinogen oxidase, with the protein product MSEPLDRLVRHAHETRVVVVGGGISGLVAARECAKVGLQVTVLEASEVFGGVLRSAEVGGMTLDVGAESFATRGGIVRKLLDELGLSDDIVSPNPAGAWVAGVPGVGAAPLPKGGVLGIPDNPFAPDVRRVIGWSGSWRAYLDRLRPPLTIGHAHSLGKLVRSRLGARVLERLVAPVTSGVYSARPDDIDIDLAAPGLNAALTRTGSLTGAVADLRASRAAARSADQPASDVPIMSGGAAKPAAPGGAVEGIAGGMSRLVDALVAGLRENGVELRTGVSARALTKTDDGWTIATSADDEPLAARAVIVALPEGPARELLAPVVPGLEVGDPVAPVVEVVTLVVHAPALDRAPRGTGVLTVPGSHVAKALTHSTAKWDWVRDAAEPGIHVVRVSFGAQGEEPATAALDDEAAAALALSEASAMLGVELSASALRDAHRVRYVQSQPAATIGRAAETAAARGAVRAVPGLGATGAWISGTGLAQVIPDARDEADRVRSDALWST
- a CDS encoding phage holin family protein, with the translated sequence MTTPRGFRDRSDDSLFTLIGDIPELVRNLVVAEINGAKAWAQRTAKDAGIGAGWFVGALIVVFWAVPVFFAFVIAGLSSWWPVWLSALVVFGVMIVVTAILALLGYLRFKKLSKRENPGKAIAEDVRIVKEARDEY
- the hemC gene encoding hydroxymethylbilane synthase; its protein translation is MTAPLRLGTRRSNLAMTQSQMVADAVSAVSGRPVELVPIVSEGDVNRASLSQLGGRGVFANGLREALAADRCDFLVHSLKDLPTQQPDGLVIAATPARADARDVVVTRDGTPLGALAAGARVGTGSPRRVAQALRHNPGVDIHDIRGNVDSRLARVRDGELDAVILAAAGISRLGGDLGGLLAEELGLSEWPTAPGQGSLAVETRDDIDPDIYAALARLDDELTRVAITAERTVLSALDAGCSAPVGTHASLAEGDLRLRAIVYALDGTQRIGVDRTVRLDPGYGGDTTGSGNGADAADDGGPIAQATRAGREAARRLLERGAADLVPRESTT
- a CDS encoding DUF4239 domain-containing protein → MWLYDLPMYLGLPLFIVLVVGGSCAILLALRRWVRRAAPRGEEWDRVLSYAVGVYGVFYGVTLALIATAAYGNFTEVDGVVLEESSSLASLYRTAALLPDPQGDELQAQITQYARNVIDLDWPRQRRLEIPAETDANVSAMQRAIGAVQPTTAAETLYVQQSLDQFQLLVENRRDRIALTHLALPSVLWIVLGVGAVLNAILLGLIEVRNLRVHLLMSSMLALFVALLLYAIAGFDHAYAGPIAVTPEYFEDLLRGLFVNEP
- the hemQ gene encoding hydrogen peroxide-dependent heme synthase, whose product is MSDDSSSSVYTLWAVFRRDPENAVTATDATELADLVSLIEADGVTVRGFYDVSGLRADADLMVWLYGEDPQALQRDLRRLRRTDLLKNLLPTWNAMGVHRDAEFNRSHVPGFLRGIEAQQWLCLYPFVRSYEWYLLPEAERREMLIEHGKKGSAYKGVIANTVASFALGDYEWLLPMEADVLTDLVDMMRDLRYTEARRHVREEVPFYTGRLVTLDEIPEILQ
- the hemE gene encoding uroporphyrinogen decarboxylase, with product MASLDAPLLRALRGDRPERQPVWFMRQAGRSLPEYRELRVGTRMLDACLTPDLAAEITLQPIRRHKVDAAIFFSDIVVPLRLAGVDVVIEPGRGPVFADPVRTADDVARITAIDPDDVAAAAEPVREAARRVTAELDEAVPLIGFAGAPFTLAAYLVEGGPSKEHLRARGMMHADPASWHRLAGWLSKVSRAFLDAQIAGGAQAVQLFDSWAGSLSPATFREFIAPHSHAALEGIEVPRIHFGVGTGAFLDDMRLGGLADAVGVDWRMPLDEAAAIVGPDVTLQGNLDPALLGAPWPVLAAHVDDVLARGRAARAHILNLGHGVPPDTDPEVLTRIVARAHGEDA